Proteins found in one Paenibacillus borealis genomic segment:
- a CDS encoding hemoblobin-interacting domain-containing protein, producing the protein MKRSSFVLQRKFASILLSAVLVAGPAGTGWAALADGPAAPVSSVQTGTGFFADIQGNWARAQIEKWAALGLTNGSGGKFRPGAEISRAEFSKLINALFGFSTKSASAFSDVSAGKWYADQVAIARQAGYIDGYPDGRFLPEAAVTRQEAAKMAEALFPLLKADTNVLSGFNDRSRVAAYAEAPLASLVAGGYVKGFEDGTLRPQQSITRAEAIALLDRLAGEIVHAPGVYGNLPATGNVLIASGGSTVKDTKAAGDILVTAGVGEGDVILEHIDVKGTLYVNGGGAHSVHISNSQVGSVVVNKPDGPVRVVLEGSSTIGELDVQSSAAVDVGEKSTVGKLNVREEATGTALSVKGSITEFRTASTGTTLNDKPVTEGSAYAVSSGLVNGQTSSTATPTLRPASTPASVTVNDPPSTPTSTPTSTPTSTPTSTPTSTPTSTPTSTPTSTPTSTPTSTPTSTPTSTPTSTPTSTPTSTPTSTPISTPTSSPTSTPTSTPTSTPTSTPTSTPTSTPVQDSAAPVLVPETTDNVLGKDVKITFTDSPAWREAITDVLLDGSALERNVDYIISAGAITIKSAVFTGVGEAAVTIKAAGYTDAELQQTIGEWKLIWGDEFDGSGSNVDTNGVNLDKWAYQNGTGSDFGLDGWGNNEQQYYSKDNLKVQDGKLTITARKQTLAGKPYTSGRLWTSPTYTQQYGKFEARIKMPEGQGIWPAFWMMPKDSAYGTWASSGELDIMEARGRLPQEVAGTIHFGKQWPNNKSAGGDYDFPAGESITQFHTYGVEWEPGEIRWYVDGKVFKTVNEWSSEGIGQPDKYAFPAPFNKPFYLILNLAIGGTFDGNLLPPDAKLPAAMEVDYVRAYELSGKPLREPVEPVVEIEPVPAEARQPVDGSYIADPNFEQGLTDIASSSQTLAADKWNFLHTPDYSGAGSATVEAIDGRNYARIVPTNGGNQSYALQMIQYAPLVRGHNYKLSFDAKASVDRSISIKMGGDADNGWSAYSDNFEAALKTGLKHYEYSFPMAAVTDIAARLEFNLGLNTNTVWIGNVRLEEVEQVNDPNGAKAPLEDGNHIYNGGFDLGTMDRMKYWNFTAAGAAATASVNPALEELAVHIQDGGSTPGNIQLVQKGINLLQSDTYQLSFNARAEADRTVGVKFVSKDGTAVYAQDNQIAVGTTDNVSTVTFTMPAQISDTEGQLILELGGSSASVTLDNIRLIRTTNNNVDYSTVSLYPLKNGDFSSGLSGWEPFTQGASAAFSAAGGAAKVAVASVGTEAWNVMLNQSNLLLSKGFTYTLSFEAKSSVARDTQATLENAAYTRRFDSGAITLGTDWKQFEYTFKPAADDNVALKFLLGKTPQAPAGAHEVSFRNVVLEVKDAPLKRPQTLAADTTDLRVGQPIELAYTDNAAWRTAISAVLIDGQLLDHQKYTLQPGLIVLGPEAFTSAGSHSVTVKATGYADTAVSQSLIESDGNLLANGSFSKGTESWEHWVGTKGDSTFEVTDGVADLNIHYNGGITLEWGPPGVPVSWYTQLTQAGIKLEGGKTYELAFRGWSTVDRPVQIELTGYNGDAKVNFDFTNDSAAVHTAMLKPAAGVTLSLKYLLGNVITATSATPDEEHHVYLDDIVLKEVRSGPQLNADHTDNKLGSNIELTFAGQEEWQSAIHTVKINGVTVPMDKVTLAAGLITLDASLFPAISSYTISVLAEGYGANEVVQEITTASPNVAAGKTGTASTEPQPAANAFDGKGTGATRWESAAAVDPQWIAVDLGALYTIDTVVLNWEAAYGKAYKIQVATAAVPAESDWSDAYTEGAGNGGIDTIVLGNIAARHVRMLGSARATAYGYSLWEFEVHGVRADGGGNGGGTGPEEPAQLTPPAVTPDTSGNTAGSSFTLTFASDIAWAGAISVITLGTKELVPGTDYSVTDGVITLNSSSINEAGSYPVRIQAEGYTDVQITQTVLAADVEVNLALHRAVTASSSNTNFDPNVITDGNPENRWEADWGQRNEAEWIYVDLNSVHDIQRLVIKWERAFARHVLVQTADTLTDDPGDWTTVETLDRDPGDTSWTETVDLSGKGIQGRYIRLYMTERDFDIYGPSIFEFSIY; encoded by the coding sequence ATGAAAAGAAGCAGCTTCGTATTACAACGTAAATTCGCGTCCATTCTGCTTAGTGCGGTTCTGGTAGCCGGCCCGGCAGGAACGGGCTGGGCGGCATTGGCAGACGGCCCTGCGGCACCGGTATCCTCAGTTCAGACAGGCACTGGGTTCTTTGCAGATATCCAGGGGAACTGGGCCCGTGCACAAATTGAGAAATGGGCGGCTCTTGGACTGACAAACGGCAGCGGAGGCAAGTTCCGGCCGGGTGCGGAGATCAGCCGCGCAGAATTCTCCAAGTTGATCAATGCATTGTTTGGCTTCAGCACCAAGTCGGCGTCGGCATTTAGCGATGTGAGTGCGGGCAAATGGTATGCGGATCAAGTGGCTATCGCAAGACAAGCCGGCTATATTGACGGATATCCTGATGGCAGGTTCCTGCCGGAAGCCGCAGTCACCCGGCAGGAAGCGGCGAAGATGGCTGAGGCATTATTCCCGTTGTTGAAAGCGGATACAAATGTATTGTCCGGATTCAATGACCGCAGCAGGGTTGCCGCATATGCCGAAGCGCCGCTCGCCAGTCTTGTGGCTGGCGGTTATGTGAAGGGATTCGAGGATGGGACACTGCGTCCGCAGCAGTCCATTACAAGGGCTGAGGCTATCGCGCTGCTGGACCGGCTGGCCGGAGAGATTGTCCATGCTCCGGGAGTATACGGAAATCTGCCGGCAACCGGAAACGTGCTGATTGCCAGCGGCGGAAGCACGGTCAAAGATACGAAGGCAGCGGGAGATATTCTCGTTACGGCCGGTGTGGGAGAAGGTGATGTCATCCTCGAGCATATAGACGTCAAGGGTACGCTGTATGTGAACGGGGGCGGTGCTCACTCGGTGCATATCAGCAACTCTCAAGTGGGCTCTGTTGTGGTGAACAAACCGGATGGGCCGGTACGGGTAGTTCTGGAAGGAAGCTCCACTATCGGGGAGCTGGATGTACAGAGCAGCGCTGCAGTTGATGTAGGTGAGAAGTCCACTGTCGGCAAGCTGAACGTCAGAGAAGAGGCCACGGGTACAGCTCTTAGTGTGAAGGGAAGCATTACCGAGTTCAGAACGGCTTCAACTGGAACCACTCTGAACGACAAGCCGGTAACAGAGGGAAGCGCTTATGCTGTCAGCAGCGGTCTTGTAAACGGACAAACAAGCAGTACTGCTACCCCCACGCTGCGTCCTGCAAGCACTCCGGCGAGCGTAACCGTAAACGATCCTCCAAGTACGCCAACGAGCACACCGACAAGTACACCAACGAGCACACCAACAAGTACGCCGACGAGCACGCCAACAAGTACGCCGACGAGCACGCCAACAAGTACGCCAACGAGCACGCCGACAAGTACACCGACAAGTACGCCAACGAGCACGCCGACAAGTACACCAACGAGCACACCGACGAGCACGCCGACGAGCACGCCAATAAGTACACCAACGAGCTCGCCGACAAGTACGCCGACGAGCACGCCAACAAGTACGCCGACGAGCACGCCAACAAGTACGCCGACGAGCACACCGGTTCAAGATTCGGCAGCGCCAGTGCTTGTGCCGGAAACTACGGACAATGTGCTGGGCAAGGATGTGAAGATTACATTCACGGACAGTCCGGCCTGGCGGGAAGCGATTACCGATGTACTGCTGGACGGCAGCGCGCTTGAGCGGAATGTGGATTATATCATTTCTGCCGGAGCCATTACGATCAAGTCAGCTGTATTCACCGGGGTTGGCGAAGCAGCAGTTACTATCAAAGCCGCCGGCTATACGGACGCCGAGCTGCAGCAGACCATTGGAGAGTGGAAGCTGATCTGGGGCGATGAGTTCGACGGAAGCGGCAGCAACGTGGACACGAACGGAGTCAACCTGGATAAATGGGCTTATCAAAACGGTACCGGCTCGGATTTCGGGCTGGACGGCTGGGGCAATAATGAACAGCAGTATTATTCGAAGGATAATCTGAAGGTTCAAGACGGTAAGCTTACAATTACGGCCCGGAAACAGACCTTAGCCGGGAAACCGTATACTTCAGGCCGGCTCTGGACTTCACCTACCTATACCCAGCAGTACGGCAAATTTGAGGCACGTATTAAGATGCCGGAAGGCCAGGGAATATGGCCGGCGTTCTGGATGATGCCCAAAGACAGCGCTTATGGAACCTGGGCATCCTCCGGTGAGCTGGATATTATGGAAGCGCGCGGACGGCTGCCGCAGGAAGTGGCCGGAACGATTCACTTCGGCAAGCAATGGCCGAACAATAAATCTGCGGGCGGCGATTACGACTTCCCGGCAGGAGAGTCGATAACCCAGTTCCATACCTATGGGGTCGAATGGGAGCCTGGTGAAATCCGCTGGTACGTAGACGGCAAGGTATTTAAGACAGTTAATGAGTGGAGCAGTGAAGGTATCGGCCAGCCCGATAAGTACGCATTCCCTGCACCGTTCAACAAGCCTTTTTATCTGATATTGAATTTGGCGATCGGCGGTACTTTTGACGGCAATCTGCTTCCGCCGGATGCGAAGCTGCCAGCTGCCATGGAAGTGGACTATGTACGTGCTTACGAGCTGTCCGGCAAGCCGCTTCGTGAGCCGGTTGAGCCGGTGGTGGAAATAGAGCCTGTTCCTGCGGAAGCGCGGCAGCCGGTAGATGGCAGCTATATCGCAGACCCGAATTTTGAGCAGGGCTTAACGGACATTGCCAGCAGCAGCCAGACGCTTGCCGCAGACAAGTGGAATTTCCTGCACACCCCGGACTATAGCGGTGCGGGAAGCGCAACGGTTGAAGCGATAGACGGCCGCAATTATGCCAGAATCGTACCCACAAACGGAGGGAACCAGTCATACGCGCTGCAGATGATTCAATACGCTCCACTTGTGAGAGGACATAATTATAAGCTGAGCTTTGATGCCAAAGCCTCGGTAGACCGTTCGATCTCCATTAAAATGGGCGGCGATGCCGACAACGGCTGGTCTGCTTACTCCGATAATTTCGAGGCTGCACTCAAAACCGGATTGAAGCACTATGAATACAGCTTCCCGATGGCGGCTGTAACGGATATCGCAGCCCGGCTGGAATTCAATCTGGGCCTCAATACAAATACAGTCTGGATCGGTAATGTGCGTCTGGAAGAAGTTGAGCAGGTCAACGATCCGAACGGAGCGAAAGCGCCGCTGGAAGACGGCAATCATATCTATAACGGCGGTTTCGATCTGGGCACCATGGACCGGATGAAGTATTGGAATTTCACTGCGGCGGGTGCGGCCGCTACGGCCAGTGTTAACCCTGCGCTGGAGGAACTGGCGGTCCATATCCAGGATGGCGGAAGCACGCCGGGGAATATCCAATTGGTGCAAAAGGGAATCAATCTGCTGCAGAGTGATACTTATCAATTGAGCTTTAATGCCAGAGCGGAAGCTGACAGGACTGTTGGCGTTAAGTTTGTGAGCAAGGACGGAACTGCCGTCTACGCTCAGGACAACCAGATTGCGGTAGGTACAACTGACAATGTGAGTACTGTGACATTCACGATGCCTGCACAGATTAGCGATACAGAAGGGCAGCTGATCCTTGAGCTTGGCGGCAGCAGCGCGTCTGTAACGCTGGATAACATCCGGCTGATCCGCACGACGAATAACAATGTGGACTACAGCACTGTAAGCCTGTATCCGCTGAAGAACGGGGATTTCTCCTCCGGCCTGTCCGGCTGGGAGCCGTTCACACAAGGTGCTTCCGCCGCCTTCTCGGCAGCGGGCGGCGCGGCCAAGGTTGCGGTAGCCAGTGTCGGAACTGAAGCATGGAATGTCATGCTGAACCAATCCAACCTTCTGCTAAGCAAGGGCTTCACCTATACACTGTCGTTCGAAGCGAAATCTTCAGTAGCCCGTGATACTCAGGCAACGCTGGAGAATGCGGCTTATACCAGACGTTTTGATTCAGGCGCCATTACGCTCGGCACGGACTGGAAGCAGTTCGAGTATACGTTCAAGCCGGCAGCCGATGATAATGTGGCGCTCAAGTTCCTGCTCGGCAAGACGCCGCAGGCTCCGGCCGGCGCACATGAGGTCTCCTTCAGGAATGTCGTTCTGGAAGTGAAGGACGCCCCGCTGAAGCGGCCGCAGACCCTGGCTGCGGATACTACCGATCTGCGTGTCGGCCAGCCGATCGAACTGGCCTATACCGATAATGCCGCATGGCGCACAGCAATAAGTGCGGTGCTGATTGACGGGCAGCTGCTGGATCATCAGAAATACACCCTGCAGCCGGGATTGATTGTGCTTGGTCCGGAGGCGTTTACTTCGGCCGGCTCTCATTCGGTTACGGTAAAAGCAACTGGTTATGCGGATACGGCAGTAAGCCAGTCTCTGATAGAAAGTGACGGCAATCTGCTGGCGAACGGCAGCTTCTCCAAAGGAACGGAGAGCTGGGAGCATTGGGTAGGCACGAAGGGGGATTCCACCTTCGAGGTGACAGACGGGGTTGCCGATCTCAATATTCATTATAATGGAGGAATTACACTGGAATGGGGTCCTCCGGGAGTGCCGGTAAGCTGGTATACGCAGCTTACCCAGGCCGGGATTAAACTGGAGGGCGGCAAGACTTATGAGCTGGCCTTCCGCGGATGGTCAACGGTGGACCGTCCGGTTCAGATCGAGCTGACCGGCTATAACGGTGATGCCAAAGTCAATTTCGACTTCACAAATGATTCGGCTGCGGTTCACACGGCTATGCTGAAGCCGGCGGCAGGAGTTACGCTGTCGCTGAAGTACTTGCTGGGCAATGTGATTACAGCTACTTCTGCCACACCGGATGAAGAGCATCATGTCTATCTGGATGACATCGTACTGAAGGAAGTGCGCAGCGGTCCGCAGCTGAATGCGGATCATACGGACAATAAGCTCGGCAGCAATATTGAGCTGACCTTCGCAGGCCAGGAAGAATGGCAGAGCGCCATTCATACCGTCAAGATCAACGGAGTGACGGTCCCAATGGATAAAGTGACCCTTGCCGCTGGTCTGATTACGCTGGATGCCTCACTATTCCCGGCGATCAGCAGCTATACGATCTCTGTGCTGGCAGAAGGATACGGCGCAAACGAAGTTGTACAGGAGATTACCACAGCATCACCGAACGTGGCTGCCGGTAAGACGGGAACAGCCTCCACAGAACCGCAGCCCGCAGCTAATGCCTTTGACGGCAAGGGAACGGGAGCAACGCGCTGGGAATCTGCAGCAGCAGTGGACCCGCAGTGGATTGCCGTTGATCTCGGGGCGCTCTACACTATAGACACCGTTGTGCTGAACTGGGAAGCTGCTTACGGCAAGGCTTACAAGATTCAGGTGGCAACCGCAGCGGTTCCTGCGGAAAGTGACTGGAGTGATGCTTACACTGAGGGCGCGGGTAACGGAGGAATAGATACGATTGTACTGGGTAATATCGCAGCCCGCCACGTCCGCATGCTGGGCTCAGCGAGAGCAACGGCTTACGGGTACTCGCTCTGGGAATTTGAAGTGCACGGCGTGAGGGCGGACGGAGGCGGGAATGGCGGGGGAACCGGTCCAGAAGAACCGGCGCAGCTGACTCCTCCGGCTGTAACACCAGATACCAGCGGCAATACCGCAGGCAGCAGCTTCACACTGACCTTCGCATCCGACATTGCCTGGGCAGGTGCAATTTCTGTTATCACTTTGGGTACTAAGGAGCTGGTGCCCGGAACAGATTATTCCGTTACGGATGGTGTCATTACTTTGAATTCATCCAGTATTAATGAGGCTGGCAGTTATCCGGTACGGATTCAGGCGGAAGGTTATACAGACGTCCAGATTACCCAGACTGTGCTCGCGGCTGATGTGGAGGTCAATCTGGCCCTGCACCGGGCGGTTACAGCATCCAGCTCCAATACTAATTTCGATCCGAATGTGATCACTGACGGCAATCCGGAGAACCGCTGGGAAGCCGATTGGGGACAAAGAAATGAGGCGGAGTGGATCTATGTGGATCTGAACAGTGTCCATGACATTCAGCGTCTTGTGATCAAGTGGGAGCGGGCGTTTGCGAGACATGTTCTGGTTCAGACCGCAGACACGCTTACCGATGATCCGGGGGACTGGACAACAGTGGAAACGCTGGATCGTGACCCGGGGGATACAAGCTGGACAGAGACGGTGGATTTAAGCGGCAAAGGGATTCAGGGACGCTATATCCGCTTGTATATGACCGAAAGGGATTTTGATATTTACGGGCCGTCTATCTTTGAATTCTCTATTTACTAA